The nucleotide window CATCAGCGCATGGCCTGCGGCCGGACCCGAGATCGCCATCTCCGCATTATGGTGCAGGCGGCGGTTAAAGCGCGAGTTCTTCACCGGTGCATAGCCGTTCTCGCCCTCGGCGATCTCCATCACCGTCACGCCCTGGAAGTTCTGGAGCGTGCGCACATCCTCGGCCGATTGCGGAACGCCATCGGGGGTATGGGGGAGGTTGATCTCGGAATTCACATATTCATTGTTGATCGCGATGATCTCGTGCGATCCGATCTGGAACGTCTCCATCCCGTCGGTATTCTCGCCGAAGACCTTGTCCGAATCCGCCGCGGTCACACCGTTGGTGGCATCGAAATCGGCCACATTATCGAAGAGCGGGTCGCCCCAGCTGACCATGGTTTTCCAGTTCCAGCCCTCGGGCACATGCACCGTCATATCGGTCTGTGCGTCGATCGGGGTGAAGGGGAAACGCGAGGCGGCCTGGGCCTGCGCCGAGGTCGAGTTCAGAAGGCCGGTGCCCATTGCAACCGCGCCGGAACCGAAGGCCACGAGGCCACTCAGGAAGCCACGGCGCGAGATGGCGCGCTCGACCACACGGTCGAATTCGTTCTCTTCGGGGCGGGGAAAATGCAGCTCATCCCACTCATCGGCGGGCATCTTATGCGGAGGCAGCTTCGTCATTTTGGCGTTCCTCGTTTCACTTGATGAGCGAGGAGTTAATGAGCCAATGAAAAGGTTTTGTGACGTTTGCCTTAAGAAATCACGACATGCTCCCTTTCCTGTGATTGGAAAGGGAGCATTGATATCTTTCTTTTTTAGTCCGGGAAATAGCGGGTCTGCGTCGCTTCTTTCGCGTAGTGCATCGGCGACGGCATGTGATTGAACTCGATGATCAATCCCCAAGGCGTTTTGCAGAATTGGGACTGGTTTCCGGGCCCCTCTTCCGGCCCTCCCCCGTCAATCGGGCCTTTCAGGATCTCGGCACCAGCGGCCTTCAATTTGGCAATCGCCTCCTGCATGTCACGGCAATAGATGCAGATATGATGATAGCCCTGATCCTCGAAGCGAGGCTGGTCCTTACGGCCGGTATTCTCTACCTCGAACAGCTCGATATTCGGACCGGATCCAATCCGAATCATGGTGATCGCCTTCACGGCACTTTCCATCGCCAGATCGTTGATCGGGTTCATTTCAGGACCGGTAATCGGATCCTCGTCTTTGGTTTTGGCACGGAACAGGATTGTCGCGCCAAAGGCCTTCTCGAAAAACACCTCGGCTTCGGTAATATCGGGAACGGTCAGCGCCACATGTTCAAGCCCCAGAAACACATCATCTGTCATGCTACAACCTCTTATAATATAAGAAAACTTCCCGCGACCCGCGGGTATACCCGGTCAACGCGTCTGCCTCCGCTTGGGTTTCGGGATTTTTCAAAATTTTGCCGTGAGCAGGATAATGGTGAATATTTCGGAGATAAATCTTGACTTAAGGATCAAAAATACCAGATGCTAGAGAGGATCGTGGGAAGCCTATGGCTGCTCTCGATCCATCGGGGATATCCCCGATCACGCCCACCGAACGGCGTTACGATTTCCGGTCAGAAGTGACCTACCACGCTACAGCTGCTCCTGTAGGTGGTGCCGCATATCCGGTTTTTGCCTGATATGCAGGTCGGCCCTGTGCCGATCGGGCTGGAAATTTCATGGAAATGTCATGGATCTGTTTCCGAGTTGGAAAGATTCCCAGCGCATACTCCGTGAAGTTCACATGATGAACGCAACCCAGGGGCGCACCTGACTGACACAATGCCCCGTGTCTCACAAGAATAAAGGATAACCGAATGGGACTTAAACTGACTGAACTGACGAACCATCACGCCACAGGCGAGCTTGATGGCCAACCTTTCCACCTGACCGTCGAAAACGGCCAGTATTATGTGCGGATCAAACCCGAAAACGCCGCAGCCGGTCATGACTGGACCTTGGCGGATACCTTCGTGGCCCCCGTATCTACCCGTAAGGGAATGGCGGACCGGATCCGTTCCTATGCTTATGCGGCGACGGCAAAATACCGTCAATTCCAGCGCTTCGGCGCGATCTGATCGCCACGATCCGGCCTCCGGATCGGGCAGATGATACGACCGGCCCCGGCATATGGCGATTGCGCCTCTGGCTCGGGCCCTGGTCGGGATCACCCCTCCCCTACCTTCAAACGCATCAGCCCCCGACAGGTCGTCAGGGGCTTTGTTTTACGCGGGGTCTATAAAAACGCCCCGCTCTGGTGGAGCGAGGCGCGAGGATCAGAAATCCCAGTCTTCGTCTTCGGTGGCCACGGCCTTGCCGATGACATAGCTTGAACCGGAGCCCGAGAAGAAGTCGTGGTTCTCGCTATCGGGCGAGAGGGCCGCCATGATCGCGGGGTTCACCTCACAGGCTTCCGGCGGGAAGAGCGGCTCGTATCCCAGATTCATCAGCGCCTTATTGGCGTTGTAATGCAGGAAGTGGCGGACATCCTCGGTCAGGCCGATATCGTCATAAAGCTCCGCCGTATACTGCGTTTCCACCTCGTAGAGGTCGAACATCAGCGCGAAGGCGAAATCCTTGACGGCCGCACGTTCCTCTTCGGAGACCTTCTCCAGAGCGCGCTGGAACTTGTAGCCGATGTAATAACCATGCACCGCCTCGTCGCGGATGATCAGGCGGATCATATCGGCGGTGTTGGTCAGCTTGGCGCGGCTCGACCACCACATCGGCAGATAGAAGCCCGAATAGAACAGGAAGCTCTCGAGGAAGACCGAGGCCACCTTCTTGCGCAGCGGATCCTCGGCTCGGTATTCCTTGAGAATCAGATTGGCCTTGCGCTGCAGATGCGGGTTTTCCTCAGCCCAGCGGAAGGCCTCATCCACCTCGGCCGTCATGCAGAGCGTCGAGAAGATCGAGGAATAGCTCCGCGCATGTACGGCTTCCATGAAGGCGATATTCGACAGAACCGCCTCTTCATGGGGCGTGACCGCATCTTCCATCAGCGTCGGCGCACCGACGGTGTTCTGGACGGTATCCAGAAGCGTCAGACCCGTGAACACACGGATTGTCAGCTGGCGCTCATGTTGCGTCAGATTGGCCCAGGAGGGCACGTCATTGGACAGCGGCACCTTTTCCGGCAGCCAGAAATTCGACGTCAGACGGTTCCAGACCTCAAGATCCTTATCATCCTGAAGCCGGTTCCAGTTCACCGCCTTGAGCGGAGCTTTTTTCATTTGGTCAAGCATGAAACTCTTTCCTTTCCCGACAGTTACAGGCTGCAGGAGACGCAGCCCTGCACTTCCGTGCCTTCGAGCACGGCTTGGCGGAGCCGGATGTAGTAGATGGTCTTGATCCCAGATTTCCATGCACGGATCTGTGCACGGTTGATATCGCGGGTCGTCGCACTATCGGGGAAGAACAGCGTGAGCGACAGCCCCTGATCGACATGCTCGGTGGCCGCCGCATAGGTGTCGATCAGCTTTTCGGGACCGATCTCGTAGGCATCCTTGTAATATTCAAGGTTGTCATTCGACATATAGGGCGCCGGATAGTAGACGCGGCCGATCTTGCCTTCTTTGCGGATCTCGATGCGCGCGGTGATCGGGTGGATCGAGGCGGTCGCATTGTTGATATAGCTGATCGAACCGGTCGGCGGCACGGCCTGCAGGTTACGGTTATAGAGCCCATGTGCCATCACCGCCTCACGCAGCTTGGCCCAATCGGCGCGGGTCGGCAGGGTGATGCCGAATTTCTCGAAGAGCGCCGTGACGGTCTCGGTTTCCGGCAGCCAGTCGCGGGTCACATATTTCTCGAAGAAGCTGCCATTGGCATAATCCGACTTCTCGAAATTCACGAAGCTCTCGCCCTTCTCGCGGGCGATCAGGTTCGAGGCCCGCAGTGCGTGATAGGCCACAGCCGCGAAATAGGCCGAGGTGAAATCGATCCCCTCTTCCGAGCCGTAATGAATGCGCTCGCGCGCAAGGAACCCGTGCAGGTTCATCTGGCCCAGACCAATCGCGTGGCTCTGGTCATTACCCTTGCGGATCGAGGGCACAGCATCAATCGCCGACATTTCCGACACAGCCGTCAGCGCGCGGATCGCGGCCTCGACGGTCGCGCCCAGATCGCCGCCATCCATCGCGCGCGCGATGTTGAGCGAGCCGAGGTTGCACGAGATATCCGTGCCCATATGGTCGTAGCTCAGATCCTCGTGGAAGGTCGAGGGCTCGGCCACCTGCAGGATCTCGGAGCAGAGGTTCGACATGGTGATGCGCCCGTCGATCGGGTTGGCGCGGTTCACCGTGTCTTCGAACATCAGATAGGGGTAGCCGGATTCGAACTGGATCTCGGCGAGGATCTCGAAGAAGCGGCGTGCACGCATCTTGGTCTTGCGGATACGGGCATCGGCCACCAGCTCGTCATATTTCTCGGTGACCGAGATCTCGGAGAAGGCGCAGCCATAGACTTTCTGGATGTCATGCGGCGAGAAGAGATACATCTCGGCATCGCGCTTTGCCAGTTCGAAGGTGATATCGGGGATCACCACACCCAGCGACAGCGTCTTGATGCGGATCTTCTCGTCGGCATTCTCGCGCTTGGTGTCGAGGAATTTCAGGATGTCCGGGTGGTGGGCGTTGAGGTAAACGGCCCCTGCCCCCTGACGCGCGCCCAACTGATTGGCATAGGAGAAGCTGTCTTCGAGCAGTTTCATCACCGGAATGACGCCCGAGGACTGGTTCTCGATGCCCTTGATCGGCGCGCCCGCTTCGCGCAGGTTGGTGAGCATCAAGGCCACACCACCGCCGCGCTTCGACAGCTGCAGCGCCGAATTGATCGAGCGGCCGATCGATTCCATGTTGTCTTCGAGGCGCAGCAGGAAGCAGGACACCAGCTCGCCGCGGCTCTTCTTGCCCGCGTTGAGGAAGGTCGGCGTTGCCGGCTGGAAGCGGCCCGCCAGCATCTCTTCGGTCAGCGACAGCGCCATCTTGCGGTCACCGCGCGCCAGCGCTAGCGCGACCATCACCACACGGTCCTCGTAACGCTCGAGGTAGCGCTGGCCGTCGCGGGTCTTCAGCGTATAGGCGGTGTAATATTTGAATGCGCCAAGGAAGGTCGGGAAGCGGAACTTCTTCTTATAGGCGGCATCCCAGATCTGGCGGCAGAAGTCGCGATCATAAAGCTCCAGCACGGCGGCATCGTAATAGCCCTCGTCAACGAGGTAATCGAGCTTCTCGTCCAGCGAATGGAAGAACACGGTGTTCTGGTTCACATGGTTGAGGAAATAGGCGCGCGCGGCCTGACGGTCTGCCTCGAAACGGATTTTCCCATCCGCATCGTAAAGGTTCAACAGCGCGTTCAGCGCGTGGTGATCGAGCCCTTTTACGGCGTCTGCTTTGTCAAGCATTGTGCTCTCCAGAATTTCTCGAGCCCGTCTCTGACGCGGGCAATATCTAGGTCGGTGCCGCTCAACTCGAACCGGTAGAGCAGCGGGATCTTGCATTTCTCGGCGATCACTTTGCCCGCATAGCCATAGTAGATCCCGAAATTGGTGTTTCCAGTGCCGATCACACCCCTGATATTCTTGCGTATCTCGGGGTTGTTCAAAGCATGGATCACGGGTTTCGGAACCGCTCCCCGGCCCTCGCCATCGCTATAAGACGGGCATATCAGCACAAAAGGCAGCTCGGCCAAACTGGCCGAGCGATCTTCGGTGCCCCCGATGCGTATAGCAGGCAGACCGAGCCGGGTGACGAAGCGATGCGTGTTTCCGGTGGCCGAGGAAAAATAGGCCAGTCCGGTCATCGGCTTGCGATCAGGCGACGAGGGTCGCGATACGATCCGGACGGAAACCTGCCCAATGATCAGCGTCGGTCACCACAACTGGGGCCTGACGGTAGCCAAGGCCGGTCACTTTTTCCATCGCATCCGCATCCAGCGTCAGGTCGATCACATCATGCTCGATCCCGCGGGCATTGAGCGCGCGAATGGTGGCAGTGCATTGGACGCAGGCAGGTTTGGAATAAACCGTAATAGACATAGGCTCTCGACCCCGAAGCAAAGGGGCGGACATTCGGAAGGTGGATCGCATTTCTGCCAAACTCCCCCCGGACATACCGCCCGTGGACATTATCACTCATCAGATCCGCAGGAGGCGCCCATAAGGCCCGCTCTATTCTCCGTCTAGTGCCACAACAGTCCCCCAGGACCTGAAAAGCAACTTACCCTACGGAGGGTCCGGCTCAACTTCCGGACCTCTACACGGAGCGGATATGGTATCCGGTTCCATCTGATGCGCTATATATAGTAGCTGAATTGCGTCTGAAGTCCAGAGGTTTTTAGCCATTCCCCGCGCTTCCCTAGGGGCGGAAGACCCCGCATCCCCGACAGCGCGCAACCGCCTGAATCGTTGGAGCTCTGGCTACAAAGAAGACCGCCGGAAGCAAAGACCGAAAAAAATAATTGTTGGGCTGGACGAAAGACGGGGGTTCTGCAACTCGAATCGCGGGCGCGGATTCGTCCACAGGACCGGTCGCCCAGAGCACGAGCCTAGCACGGATCCGCTCGCCTGTCCCCTACGTCAACATCACGCCTCAAATGCCCGATGGCCGCCCCGGGGGACGGCCATGGAAGATGCACACCACTATATCTAGGAGGAAGCTCTTACCGCTCAGCCCATACGCTCGGAGGAGAACGAGCCCGGAGAGGCGGGGAAGACCACCGTTTTCGAGCCGTTGATAAAGACCCGACGATGGGCATGGGCATGGATCGCCCGCGCCAGAACCGCGCTTTCCACATCGCGCCCCAGCGAGACATAATCCTCGGGCGATTGCGCATGGGTCACGCGCACCGTGTCCTGCTCGATGATCGGGCCCTCATCGAGATCGGCGGTCACATAATGCGAGGTCGCCCCGATCAGCTTCACCCCGCGGGCAAAGGCCTGCTTATAGGGGTTCGCGCCCTTGAACGACGGCAGGAAGGAATGGTGGATATTGATGATCCGCCCCGACATCTTCTGGCACATCTCGTCCGAGAGGATCTGCATGTAGCGTGCCAGAACGATCAGCTCGGCGCCTGCCTCCTCGACCACCTGCATGATGCGGGCCTCGGCCTCGGGCTTGTTTTCTTTGGTCACCTTGATGCAATGGAAGGGAATATCGTGGTTCACCACGACCTTCTGGTAATCCATATGGTTCGAGATCACGGCCACGATCTCTACCGGCAGCGCCCCGATACGGGCGCGATAGAGCAGATCGTTCAGGCAATGCCCGAAGCGCGAGACCATGATGACGACCTTCATCTTGGCCGCCTCGTCATGGAAAGCGAAATTCATGTCGAAGCCGGAGGCCACGGGGGCGAACTCGGCGCGCAGGCTGTCGGCATCATTGCCGGTCTCCGAGGCAAAGCTCACCCGCATGAAGAAATTGCCCGTCTCCAGATCGTCGAACTGGGCGCTATCGGTGATATTACACCCTTTATCGGCCAGAAAACCGGAAATGGCAGCGACAATCCCGCGCTTGGTGGGGCAGGTGACGGTCAGGCAATATTTGGTCATGACTATATCCAGAAATCTTTCGCCCGATCAGATATGACCGATCGGCCGCAGGAAGAGAAGAGGCAGGGACACTACCCTAAAACATCAGCCAAGGCGCGCAGCGGCCTCATTAAGCGTATGCCAGAGACTGCCGGCATAGGAGCGCATACCCCAGATCCGGCAGTGATCGGGCGCAAGCCGCAACAGAAAGACCGACATATGGTGCAGGCCGGTGCGGGTTGCCATGCCGGTGGCCTTGGCCGCGTCAGGCAGGTTCACCAGCCGCTCGAGGAGCGCCTCGACATCCTCGCCTGTTACGTCAAACGCCACCCAGCCATCGGTCTGCTCGGTCACCGAGGCGCCCTCGGCCTGCGTTTTGACCCATGCGGCGAAATCCTCATGCGCGCGGGATGGCCCTTCGATCATCCACTGTCCCTGCCCCGCCCAGAAGGCGGTCAGACCTGCGCCCTGCGCGAGCGCACCGGGTGCGGGCAGGACCATCCCTGCCAGCTCGCTCAGGCTCTGCCCGCGCCGCATGGCCAGCGAGGCCAGCGCGATATCTGGACGTTCGGTCAGGGTCATGGACCCGAAGGTTTCAACCTTGGGCGCGGTTTCACCCAAAGCGGTGAGCGCAATCAGATCAGTCACGGGCTTAGTCACGGAGACGCTCCCCCTCTGGGTCAACAAAATGGGCAGGCACAATCCGGCAATCACAGCCCGAATTTTCCAGCGGATTATAGGCGACAATCACCTCCCCCATCCGCGTCTCGCCATGTTCCACAAAACCAAGCGCGATATGGCTTCCGACATGCGGCGAATAACAGGCCGAGGTCACCCAGCCCTGATCGGTGTCCATCGCGCGCCGGTCCCCACGGGTGAACAGATGCGACCCCGCCATGATCCGTTCTGCCGGATCCAGCGGTTGCAGCCCCACAAGACGGCGCTTGTCGGCCGCCAGCCCCTCGCGGCGCGACATGATCGCCCCGATGGAATCCTTCTTGGCAGAGACCATCCTGCCCAGACCCAGCATCTGCGCGGTAGTCTGACCATTCAGTTCCGCTCCCGCGGCATGACCCTTCTCGATCCGCAGCACAGCCAGTGTTTCTGTCCCGTAAGGCGTCACACCCAGATCGGCGCCCTGCGCCATCAGCCGGTCCATCAGCGCATTGCCGTAACGCGCAGGCACCGCGATCTCATAGGCCAGCTCGCCCGAGAAGGAGATCCGGAAGAGCCGCGCCCGTAGCCCGCCGCAGATGGTAAGTCCAGCACAGGCCATGAAGGGAAACGCCTCGTTCGACAGATCGAACCCGTCAACAATCCGCGACAGAAGCTCACGCGATTTCGGCCCCGCCACGGCAATCTGCGCCCAAGCCTCGGTGGTGGAGATCAGTTGCACATCCAGATCGGGCCACAGACATTGCCGCGCGAATTCCATCTGCCGGTAGCACAGCCCCGCATTGGCGGTGGTGGTGGTGACCACATAGTGATCCTCGGCCAGCCGCGCGCAGGTGCCGTCATCATAGATATGGCCATCCTCGCGCAACATGATCCCGTATCGCACACGGCCCACCGGCAGCGTGCCCATCATATTGGCATAGATCCGGTTCAAAAACTCGCCCGCGTCCGCACCCTGCACATCGACTTTGCCGAGCGTGGTCACGTCGCATAGCCCAACGCCCGCACGCACGGCCAGCACTTCACGGTCCACACTCTCGCGCCAGTTTGTCTCCGCGCCTTGCGGGAAATATTGCGCGCGCATCCATTGCCCGACCTCGACAAATTCGGCCCCCTGCGCTCTCGCCCATTCATGGGTGGGCGTCAGCCGCGTCGGGCGGAAATGCGCGCCACTATCGCCTCCGCCGAGCACCCCCAGAGACACGCCGGTATAGGGCGGGCGGAAGATGGTGGTGCCGGTCTCCGGGATGGATTTGCCGGTAAGTTCGGCCATGACCGCCAGCGCCGAGACATTGGCCGTCTTGCCCTGATCGGTGGCCATGCCAAGCGTCGTCCAACGTTTGAGATGCTCGATGGGGCGCATATTCTCCTTATGGGCCAGCGCGATGTCCTTCACCGTCACATCATTCTGGAAATCGACCCAGGCCCGTTTTTTGCCCGGCACATGCCAGAAGGCCGCCTGCTCCAGCGGTATATCCTCGGCCTTGGGCAGATCGGGCACAGAAGCCGCGATCCCGAGATCGCCGAGCGCGCGCGCCGCCGCCCGCGCGCCAGACGCCATCGCCTGCGCGGTCGAGCCCTCACCATTGCAGGCCCCTGCGGGGATCAGCCCCGCAGGCCCGCCCTCACCCGGCACGAAGGCCAGCAGATCCTCGTTCCAGACCGGACGCCCGCGATGATGCGAGGCCAGATGCACATTGGGGTTCCAGCCGCCCGACACGCCCAAAGCGCCGCAATCGAGCCACTCGGCCTTATGCCCCGAGCGGATCTCGATCTTCTGGAGCCCGAGCCGCCCCTTGCTGCCCGTCACCACCGATCCGGCATAAAGGCGATAGTCACCCAGAGCCTTGGCATCGGTGCGCACATCCACCACGCCCGCCACCTTGGCACCTCTGGCCAGAAGATCGAGCGCCGTCCGGTGACCATCGTCATTATTTGTGAAGATCGCGATCCCGTCGCCCGCCTGCCGCACGGGCGCCACCGCCCAACGGTTGGCATAGGCGCGCATCGCGCCCGCCAGCATGATGCCCGGACGGTCATTATCGGCAAAGGGAATATGCCGCTCGGTAGCACCTGCGGCCAGCACGGTGCGCCGCGCGGTGATCCGCCAGAGCGTCTGGCGGACTTTCCCGCCCGCCTCCGCCAGATGGTCCGACACGCGTTCGACCGCGCCGTAAACGCCGTGATCATAGGTGCCGAACACCGTCATCCGCGTCATCACCCGCACATTGGGCATCGCGCGCAACTCGGCCTCGGTGGCGCGCACCCAATCGGTCGCGGGCGCGTCATCCAGCGTATGGCTTTCGGCCAGAAGCCGCCCGCCCAAAGCGAAATCCTCATCGGCCAGAATGACCTTGGCCCCCGCACGGCCCGCGGTCAGCGCCGCCATCAGGCCCGCTGCACCACCACCGACTATCAGGAGGTCGCAATGCAGGTATCCGCGATCATAGGCATCAGGGTCGGGCAGGCCCGACAGCGCCCCGAGCCCCGCCGCCTTGCGGATCATCGGCTCGTAGAGTTTCTCCCAGAAGGCGCGCGGCCACATGAAGGTCTTGTAGTAGAACCCCGCCGCAAAGAAGGGCGACAGGAGATCATTCACCGCCAGCCAGTCGCGCTCGAGCGCGCCTGCATAATTCTGCGAGGACGCTTCCAGCCCATCATAAAGCTCTGCCACGGTGGCGCGGGTATTGGGCTCGGCATAGGCGCCGGTGCGCAGGGTCACCAGCGCATTGGGTTCCTCCGAACCTGCCGCCACCACACCGCGCGGGCGGTGATATTTGAACGAGCGCCCCATAAGCTGCACACCATTGGCCAGAAGCGCCGAGGCCAGCGTATCGCCCTGAAACCCCGAATACTCGACCCCATCAAAACGGAAGCTCAAAGGCACGTTACGGTCCACCAG belongs to Thioclava sp. GXIMD2076 and includes:
- a CDS encoding VOC family protein; the encoded protein is MTDDVFLGLEHVALTVPDITEAEVFFEKAFGATILFRAKTKDEDPITGPEMNPINDLAMESAVKAITMIRIGSGPNIELFEVENTGRKDQPRFEDQGYHHICIYCRDMQEAIAKLKAAGAEILKGPIDGGGPEEGPGNQSQFCKTPWGLIIEFNHMPSPMHYAKEATQTRYFPD
- the nrdF gene encoding class 1b ribonucleoside-diphosphate reductase subunit beta produces the protein MLDQMKKAPLKAVNWNRLQDDKDLEVWNRLTSNFWLPEKVPLSNDVPSWANLTQHERQLTIRVFTGLTLLDTVQNTVGAPTLMEDAVTPHEEAVLSNIAFMEAVHARSYSSIFSTLCMTAEVDEAFRWAEENPHLQRKANLILKEYRAEDPLRKKVASVFLESFLFYSGFYLPMWWSSRAKLTNTADMIRLIIRDEAVHGYYIGYKFQRALEKVSEEERAAVKDFAFALMFDLYEVETQYTAELYDDIGLTEDVRHFLHYNANKALMNLGYEPLFPPEACEVNPAIMAALSPDSENHDFFSGSGSSYVIGKAVATEDEDWDF
- the nrdE gene encoding class 1b ribonucleoside-diphosphate reductase subunit alpha, with product MLDKADAVKGLDHHALNALLNLYDADGKIRFEADRQAARAYFLNHVNQNTVFFHSLDEKLDYLVDEGYYDAAVLELYDRDFCRQIWDAAYKKKFRFPTFLGAFKYYTAYTLKTRDGQRYLERYEDRVVMVALALARGDRKMALSLTEEMLAGRFQPATPTFLNAGKKSRGELVSCFLLRLEDNMESIGRSINSALQLSKRGGGVALMLTNLREAGAPIKGIENQSSGVIPVMKLLEDSFSYANQLGARQGAGAVYLNAHHPDILKFLDTKRENADEKIRIKTLSLGVVIPDITFELAKRDAEMYLFSPHDIQKVYGCAFSEISVTEKYDELVADARIRKTKMRARRFFEILAEIQFESGYPYLMFEDTVNRANPIDGRITMSNLCSEILQVAEPSTFHEDLSYDHMGTDISCNLGSLNIARAMDGGDLGATVEAAIRALTAVSEMSAIDAVPSIRKGNDQSHAIGLGQMNLHGFLARERIHYGSEEGIDFTSAYFAAVAYHALRASNLIAREKGESFVNFEKSDYANGSFFEKYVTRDWLPETETVTALFEKFGITLPTRADWAKLREAVMAHGLYNRNLQAVPPTGSISYINNATASIHPITARIEIRKEGKIGRVYYPAPYMSNDNLEYYKDAYEIGPEKLIDTYAAATEHVDQGLSLTLFFPDSATTRDINRAQIRAWKSGIKTIYYIRLRQAVLEGTEVQGCVSCSL
- the nrdI gene encoding class Ib ribonucleoside-diphosphate reductase assembly flavoprotein NrdI, whose protein sequence is MTGLAYFSSATGNTHRFVTRLGLPAIRIGGTEDRSASLAELPFVLICPSYSDGEGRGAVPKPVIHALNNPEIRKNIRGVIGTGNTNFGIYYGYAGKVIAEKCKIPLLYRFELSGTDLDIARVRDGLEKFWRAQCLTKQTP
- the nrdH gene encoding glutaredoxin-like protein NrdH, producing MSITVYSKPACVQCTATIRALNARGIEHDVIDLTLDADAMEKVTGLGYRQAPVVVTDADHWAGFRPDRIATLVA
- the purU gene encoding formyltetrahydrofolate deformylase translates to MTKYCLTVTCPTKRGIVAAISGFLADKGCNITDSAQFDDLETGNFFMRVSFASETGNDADSLRAEFAPVASGFDMNFAFHDEAAKMKVVIMVSRFGHCLNDLLYRARIGALPVEIVAVISNHMDYQKVVVNHDIPFHCIKVTKENKPEAEARIMQVVEEAGAELIVLARYMQILSDEMCQKMSGRIINIHHSFLPSFKGANPYKQAFARGVKLIGATSHYVTADLDEGPIIEQDTVRVTHAQSPEDYVSLGRDVESAVLARAIHAHAHRRVFINGSKTVVFPASPGSFSSERMG
- a CDS encoding sarcosine oxidase subunit gamma encodes the protein MTKPVTDLIALTALGETAPKVETFGSMTLTERPDIALASLAMRRGQSLSELAGMVLPAPGALAQGAGLTAFWAGQGQWMIEGPSRAHEDFAAWVKTQAEGASVTEQTDGWVAFDVTGEDVEALLERLVNLPDAAKATGMATRTGLHHMSVFLLRLAPDHCRIWGMRSYAGSLWHTLNEAAARLG
- a CDS encoding sarcosine oxidase subunit alpha family protein encodes the protein MSRLSGGLVDRNVPLSFRFDGVEYSGFQGDTLASALLANGVQLMGRSFKYHRPRGVVAAGSEEPNALVTLRTGAYAEPNTRATVAELYDGLEASSQNYAGALERDWLAVNDLLSPFFAAGFYYKTFMWPRAFWEKLYEPMIRKAAGLGALSGLPDPDAYDRGYLHCDLLIVGGGAAGLMAALTAGRAGAKVILADEDFALGGRLLAESHTLDDAPATDWVRATEAELRAMPNVRVMTRMTVFGTYDHGVYGAVERVSDHLAEAGGKVRQTLWRITARRTVLAAGATERHIPFADNDRPGIMLAGAMRAYANRWAVAPVRQAGDGIAIFTNNDDGHRTALDLLARGAKVAGVVDVRTDAKALGDYRLYAGSVVTGSKGRLGLQKIEIRSGHKAEWLDCGALGVSGGWNPNVHLASHHRGRPVWNEDLLAFVPGEGGPAGLIPAGACNGEGSTAQAMASGARAAARALGDLGIAASVPDLPKAEDIPLEQAAFWHVPGKKRAWVDFQNDVTVKDIALAHKENMRPIEHLKRWTTLGMATDQGKTANVSALAVMAELTGKSIPETGTTIFRPPYTGVSLGVLGGGDSGAHFRPTRLTPTHEWARAQGAEFVEVGQWMRAQYFPQGAETNWRESVDREVLAVRAGVGLCDVTTLGKVDVQGADAGEFLNRIYANMMGTLPVGRVRYGIMLREDGHIYDDGTCARLAEDHYVVTTTTANAGLCYRQMEFARQCLWPDLDVQLISTTEAWAQIAVAGPKSRELLSRIVDGFDLSNEAFPFMACAGLTICGGLRARLFRISFSGELAYEIAVPARYGNALMDRLMAQGADLGVTPYGTETLAVLRIEKGHAAGAELNGQTTAQMLGLGRMVSAKKDSIGAIMSRREGLAADKRRLVGLQPLDPAERIMAGSHLFTRGDRRAMDTDQGWVTSACYSPHVGSHIALGFVEHGETRMGEVIVAYNPLENSGCDCRIVPAHFVDPEGERLRD